The following coding sequences are from one Primulina eburnea isolate SZY01 chromosome 15, ASM2296580v1, whole genome shotgun sequence window:
- the LOC140815260 gene encoding ADP-ribosylation factor-like protein 8a produces the protein MGLWEAFLDWLRSLFFKQEMELSLIGLQNAGKTSLVNVVASGGYSEDMIPTVGFNMRKVTKGNVTIKLWDLGGQPRFRSMWERYCRAVSAIVYVVDAADHENVNISKSELHDLLSKPSLSGIPLLVLGNKIDKPQALSKQALTEQMDLKYITDREVCCFMISCKNSTNIDQVIDWLVKHSKSKS, from the exons ATGGGTCTCTGGGAAGCTTTTCTCGATTGGCTGCGAAG CCTGTTTTTCAAGCAAGAAATGGAGCTTTCTTTAATAGGTCTTCAAAATGCTGGGAAAACTTCACTTGTAAATGTTGTCGCT TCTGGTGGATATAGTGAAGACATGATCCCTACG GTAGGATTTAATATGCGGAAAGTCACTAAAGGAAATGTTACAATAAAATTATGGGATCTAGGAGGTCAGCCAAGATTTCGCAGCATGTGGGAGCGATACTGTCGTGCAGTTTCTGCTATTGT CTACGTTGTTGATGCTGCTGATCATGAGAACGTCAATATCTCCAAAAGTGAACTTCACGATTTGCTGAGCAAACCATCTCTAAGTGGTATTCCTCTGCTGGTACTAGGAAACAAGATCGACAAACCTCAGGCATTATCTAAACAAGCCTTAACTGAACAAAT GGATTTGAAATACATCACAGATAGGGAGGTTTGCTGTTTCATGATATCGTGTAAGAACTCCACGAACATCGATCAGGTCATTGATTGGCTAGTTAAGCATTCAAAGTCGAAGAGCTGA
- the LOC140815398 gene encoding uncharacterized protein codes for MVKELSPKKKKAIGSLYVESRKLRVHRSCNWRYWQINKLPCKHACAAIESKSMSFYAFCDKYFKIEMYRQTYRGIINHIPTFDINESYLDDGNVINAPDVRSQPSRGKTKMISSQIESRVSKCSRCHKGGHNRRIYKEAIN; via the exons ATGGTTAAAGAATTAAGTCCAAAAAAGAAGAAAGCTATTGGTAGTTTATATGTGGAATCCCGGAAGTTGAGAGTGCACCGGTCTTGTAATTGGAG ATATTGGCAAATCAACAAGCTTCCTTGCAAGCATGCTTGCGCCGCTATTGAGTCGAAGTCGATGTCGTTTTATGCTTTTTGCGACAAGTATTTCAAAATTGAAATGTACCGTCAAACGTACAGAGGAATTATTAATCACATCCCAACGTTTGACATTAATGAGTCTTATCTTGATGATGGAAATGTAATCAATGCTCCTGATGTGAGGAGTCAGCCTAGTCGTGGGAAAACCAAGATGATATCATCGCAAATCGAATCACGTGTGTCAAAGTGTAGTCGTTGCCATAAGGGAGGACATAACAGACGTATCTACAAAGAAGCTATAAACTAG